Proteins from a single region of Penaeus monodon isolate SGIC_2016 chromosome 12, NSTDA_Pmon_1, whole genome shotgun sequence:
- the LOC119579620 gene encoding uncharacterized protein LOC119579620 — protein sequence MSRVTVQGSSSLVLAKVLDVETGIAREESQLVSSTVDPQYKNNHNGYSQDNRVNLIDVIGLGYMTSEREGMDSQYGFRPKRSCATQLMETHHDTARLLDRRDTKQVDAMLLEFTKAIDKIPYRRLTLKLRYYGITGPILHWITAFLTCRTQQVSLGNLILIRKRKTNTAE from the exons aTGAGCAGGGTTACTGTGCAGGGGAGTAGTTCACT TGTGTTGGCAAAGGTTCTTGATGTGGAAACAGGAATCGCTAGAGAAGAATC CCAATTAGTTTCCTCGACCGTTGACCCGCAGTACAAAAATAACCACAATGGTTACTCACAGGATAATAGGGTAAATCTCATTGACGTCATAGGCCTAGGGTACATGAcgtcagagagagaaggaatgg ACTCACAATATGGCTTTCGGCCTAAACGATCATGTGCGACCCAACTAATGGAAACCCATCATGACACTGCCCGACTACTAGACAGACGTGACACGAAACAAGTTGATGCCATGCTACTCGAATTTACCAAAGCCATCGACAAAATCCCCTACAGAAGACTAACACTTAAATTACGGTATTACGGGATCACAGGACCAATTCTTCACTGGATCACTGCATTTTTGACATGTAGGACACAGC AGGTGTCCCTCGGGAATCTGATCCtgatcaggaaaaggaaaaccaataCTGCTGAGTAA